Part of the Capsicum annuum cultivar UCD-10X-F1 unplaced genomic scaffold, UCD10Xv1.1 ctg81217, whole genome shotgun sequence genome is shown below.
GTTCCACTTGGATTGCCACTCGCACACAAGGGCTGGCCCAGTGGCCTCTGTGAGCCCATAGGCGTGGACCACGTGGAACCCCTGCCTCTCGATTTTCTCGAGGAGCGGTGCTGGTGGGGGTGCACCCCCCACTAGAATTTGAACTGGGGTTGTTATTTGGCACTGCTCGTGTGGCTTGGCCTCGAGGATTATGTTGAGGACAATAGGTGCAGCGCACATATGTGTTACTTTGTGTAACGTTATGCTGGAGTAGATTTCTTGGGCCGTAGTATTGCGGATGCAAACATTGGTCCCACCCCTTGCAGCTATTCCCCATGTGAAAGTCCAACCATTGCAGTGAAACATAGGGAGGGACCATAAGTAGACAGGCTCAGTACCCATCTCCCACCCCAAAATCAAACTCAGAGTGCTTAAGAAAGCACCTCTGTGGCTGTACACAACTCCCTTCGGCTCTGAAGTCGTACCTGATGTATAGCTCAAGGTAATCGGATTCcattcatcatcaatattttcaaGGACACATTCAGGGTTGCCTTGGTACACCAATTGCTCGTATTCGAGCTCCCCTAACCGGATTCCAGTTGGGGAATCCAGGTCATCAATGACAACGATGAGGGGCATTGGCATTTGAAAGTCTGCCATTAGTATTTCAATGGCCTTCTTAGCTTTGTCGACATATTCACAGTCAACAAAAAAGATCTTGGCTTCCGAGTGCTTGAGAATAAGGGCAACATTTCTAGCATCCAGCCTTGTATTGATGGCGTTCAACACAGCCCCTGCCATTGGCACTGCAAAATGCATTTCTAGCATGGCCGGTACATTTGGTGCCAGGACCGAAACCTACgtgatcataaaaaaaaaaaaaataaccatcaaCATATGCTCATATTCTTAAAAACTAGCTGGTATTCTTGTTTCAATTAGATAATGGAACCAAAAGTAATACTATTACTTTACGTAACACATCAACCCAACAAGGAATTAATTAAGAATATCAACAATTTAAGTCGCAATGCAAATTAATCACGTTAGAAGGTTGAATTGTACACTCACCACGTCGTTCTTGACAATGTTTAAGGACCTGAGGGAGGAAGCGAGGCGACAACAACGCTCATAAGTTTGGCGCCAAGTGAAGCGGATATTAGCATAAATAGTAGAGGTGCGGTTGGCATAAGAATTGGAGGCTCTGGTTAAGAACGTGAGAGGAGTAAGAGGCACATAATTTGCTCCATGTTTAGGTAAATTGTCCATGGGACAAAATTGAATTACTTTTTTAACTAGTAAAACGCTCTGTTCTGGAAAAAGTTTGCAACTTTGTATTTGGAGAGGTAAAGATATTTTAAGAGTTTGTGTGAGAGATGCCGCTGATGGTTTCTGTTTATATAGAAAATTTAGTCCCTTGTCCATGTGGTCCCCACAATGGTTGTTTAGATGGAAGTAATAATAGGGAAGTTTTAGTGAATGTGCAATGCTAAATGCTAATCCATATGTCCTAACACACccgcaaaaaattaaaaaaaaataatccataGTTTAAACAAAAGGACTCTGCCCATTGACTATTCAAGTGATCCAAGTTTGTTTTCACACATGACCTTGAACATTGAACAATGGGGACATAACCTAATTAAAGCCACTTCACTGGTTCCGTTCGCTTTTAAATTTTAACAAACATAGAAAGAAGAGTGAAACGGTTGgggagaaaatggtcaaaaggaCCTATTTGATCATTT
Proteins encoded:
- the LOC124895307 gene encoding trans-cinnamate:CoA ligase, peroxisomal-like, giving the protein MDNLPKHGANYVPLTPLTFLTRASNSYANRTSTIYANIRFTWRQTYERCCRLASSLRSLNIVKNDVVSVLAPNVPAMLEMHFAVPMAGAVLNAINTRLDARNVALILKHSEAKIFFVDCEYVDKAKKAIEILMADFQMPMPLIVVIDDLDSPTGIRLGELEYEQLVYQGNPECVLENIDDEWNPITLSYTSGTTSEPKGVVYSHRGAFLSTLSLILGWEMGTEPVYLWSLPMFHCNGWTFTWGIAARGGTNVCIRNTTAQEIYSSITLHKVTHMCAAPIVLNIILEAKPHEQCQITTPVQILVGGAPPPAPLLEKIERQGFHVVHAYGLTEATGPALVCEWQSKWNKLPWEEQSKIKARQGLGILTLADVDVKNFKTMQSVPRDGKTTGEICLRGSSIMKGYLKNEKANSEVFKNGWFFTGDMGVIHPDGYLEIKDRCKDVIISGGENISSVEVESAILKHPYVVEASVVAMPHPRWGESPCAFVILRKDCNFKESDIVAHCRKNLPGFMVPKKVQFVEELPKTGTGKVQKNHLRAVAKTFAVTENANQKTKRSSQVNREKPRSYDQSHQQILALSRL